A genome region from Cutaneotrichosporon cavernicola HIS019 DNA, chromosome: 5 includes the following:
- a CDS encoding uncharacterized protein (Phospholipase A-2-activating protein), giving the protein MAAKPYQLAFTLHGHSSDVRAVAVPNPSKPLLLSASRDGSAILWGPSTNGKDWDAKLRVEELERDYVSCVTSVHYQGDDYMLIGSSKGLLSTYLIPAVTNDASTADAPTIEPFHTLIEHRQNLCCIDASQDGLIASGSWDMTVIVWKDFKKVLAIEGHKQAVWAVKFVGEDRVLTASADKTITLHAIDIANGRSTPLQTYTGHTEPVRGLSLRADGQGFWSCGNDGLVNLYSFDQPAPVRSLSGHTSFVYSVAALPDGSGAVSSGEDGTLRLWSETELVQTINHPSLSIWSCAVAPQAKEPGFYLVSAAADSTIRFFTRSDDLKADAESLAQWDKEVGERKLDKSQVGDVKRTDLPGMEALGREGKKDGQVIMINNNDNVEAYQWQAANSTWQQIGQVVDAVGSGRKQLYEGKEYDHVFDVDVSEGMPPLKLPYNVTENPWVAAQRFLDRNDLPGGYAEQVVDFIQKNTGGVELGTGSSSYADPYTGATRYTGGGVTTGSGGAQSADPFTGGSRYTGGGVTTGSTGGYGGADPLTGPSSYQSTPSAPTSRILPVKAYLTFKKINAKAAQGKLEQFDQELSSSSPKLVMDNATKACLDEAVVIVAADKPAGQESYDPIKLLELGQRWAEAHRFPLVDILRVLALYSPAFASCADVPKALLVMAGWSSTGPVEKARATNTLLALRALANMFNSAAGQSTMVAAAGQGIFDDLITGRPWASLGNAKQPFATIALNYSITALDNKLPASQAGGLLGLIVHILKSESTDSETIYRAGVAFGNLLSSPIKGNLAVGSVKEGKQVLLTRAKALNEKRVTELALEVSAISA; this is encoded by the exons ATGGCGGCCAAGCCTTACCAGCTGGCATTCACCCTCCACGGGCATTCGTCTGACGTGCGCGCAGTCGCCGTTCCCAACCCATCCAAACCGCTGCTCCTGTCGGCGTCTCGCGACGGCTCTGCCATCCTTTGGGGTCCCTCGACCAACGGCAAGGACTGGGACGCCAAgctgcgcgtcgaggaactcgagcGCGATTATGTCAGCTGCGTTACCAGCGTGCACTATCAGGGCGACG ATTACATGCTCATTGGGTCGTCCAAGGGCCTCCTCTCGACCTACCTCATCCCAGCGGTGACGAACGATGCGTCGACCGCCGACGCACCCACGATTGAGCCGTTCCACACCCTCATCGAGCATCGCCAGAATCTATGCTGCATAGACGCGAGCCAGGACGGCCTCATTGCATCGGGAAGTTGGGATATGACCGTCATCGTGTGGAAGGACTTTAAGAAGGTGCTTGCTATTGAAGGACACAAGCAGGCCGTGTGGGCTGTCAAGTTTGTCGGCGAGGATCGCGTCCTCACCGCGTCCGCGGACAAGACTATCACCCTCCACGCCATTGACATCGCGAACGGTCGCTCAACCCCGCTCCAGACGTATACCGGCCACACGGAGCCGGTCCGAGGGCTCAGCCTGCGCGCCGATGGTCAGGGATTCTGGAGCTGCGGCAACGACGGCCTTGTCAACCTCTACAGCTTTGATCAGCCGGCTCCCGTCcgctcgctctcgggcCACACGTCGTTCGTATACAGTGTCGCAGCGCTGCCTGACGGATCGGGGGCAGTGAGCTccggcgaggacggcacgCTGCGCCTCTGGTCCG aaaCCGAGCTCGTTCAGACCATCAACcatccttccctctccATCTGGTCTTGTGCTGTCGCTCCTCAGGCAAAGGAACCCGGATTCTACCTCGTCTCGGCGGCTGCGGACTCGACCATTCGCTTCTTCACGCGCTCTGACGATCTCAAGGCTGACGCGGAGAGCCTCGCTCAGTGGGacaaggaggtcggcgagcgcaagcTGGACAA GAGCCAGGTTGGTGATGTGAAGCGGACGGACCTTCCAGGCATGGAGGCGCTTGGACGAGAGG GCAAGAAGGATGGCCAGGTGATCATGATCAACAACAACGACAACGTTGAGGCGTATCAG TGGCAAGCCGCCAATTCCACATGGCAGCAGATTGgccaggtcgtcgacgccgttgGCTCGGGCCGGAAGCAGTTGtacgagggcaaggagtACGACCATGTCTTCGACGTGGACGTGTCCGAGGGCATGCCGCCATTGAAGCTTCCTTACAATGTGACTG AGAACCCCTGGGTTGCGGCGCAGCGCTTCCTGGACCGGAATGACCTCCCAGGTGGATACGCcgagcaggtcgtcgacTTCATCCAGAAGAACACTGgaggcgtcgagctcgggaCAGGGAGCAGCAGCTACGCCGACCCCTATACGGGCGCCACTCGATACACTGGAGGAGGCGTGACGACAGGCAGCGGTGGGGCCCAGTCCGCTGACCCATTCACTGGAGGTTCGCGCTAcaccggcggcggcgtcacTACTGGCAGCACCGGAGGGTATGGCGGAGCGGACCCGCTGACAGGCCCTTCATCGTATCAGAGCACTCCATCAGCCCCTACCAGCAGAATCCTGCCTGTCAAGGCCTATCTGACGTTCAAGAAGATCAACGCCAAGGCGGCGCAGGGCAAGCTTGAGCAGTTCGACCAGGagctgtcgtcgtcatcg CCTAAGCTCGTGATGGACAATGCGACTAAGGCgtgcctcgacgaggcggttgTCATTGTCGCCGCAGACAAGCCCGCTGGACAGGAGAGTTACGACCCTATCAAGTtgctcgagcttggacaACGCTGGGCCGAGGCGCACCGCTTCCCTC TGGTTGACATCCTCCGCGTACTCGCACTGTACTCGCCTGCGTTTGCCAGCTGCGCCGATGTGCCAAAGGCCCTCCTGGTCATGGCTGGTTGGAGCAGCACCGGACCTGTGGAGAAGGCCAGGGCGACCAACACACTGCTTGCTCTGCgtgccctcgccaacatGTTCAACAGCGCCGCAGGGCAGTCTACAATGGTTGCGGCTGCCGGACAAGGCATATTCGACGACCTGATCACGGGCAGGCCTTGGGCCAGCCTGGGCAACGCCAAGCAGCCGTTTGCCACCATTGCACTCAA CTACTCGATCACTGCACTTGACAACAAGCTTCCAGCTTCGCAGGCTGGCggtctcctcggcctcattGTGCACATCCTGAAGAGCGAGTCCACTGACAGCGAAACCATCTACCGTGCGGGTGTGGCGTTCGGCAACCTACTGTCGTCGCCCATCAAGGGTAACCTCGCTGTAGGCTCTGTGAAGGAGGGCAAGCAGGTCCTTCTGACGCGCGCCAAGGCGCTTAATGAGAAGCGCGTGACCGAATTGGCGCTCGAAGTCTCCGCCATCTCAGCATAG
- a CDS encoding uncharacterized protein (COG0454 Histone acetyltransferase HPA2 and related acetyltransferases) — protein sequence MPKPHKLTLVTDMSAATVDALVASYVASFSLETFYPSTAQLKGLPDGEYWHALQLKKIAYASLSNPGHEVWCILGDREGGIEGRDVAALVIFKLPGCPPDGPTPYDAELAGLPKVAVERYHRIAKASAALTARSWPGDSFHISWLGVAPAYEKRGMAGALMRMALARAAEQGGSLRLSTQSADNVAFYEHLGFQAKGYDEWDIAGVPHTFWVMVAEPKPADGG from the exons ATGCCCAAGCCGCAcaagctcaccctcgtGACCGACATGTCGGCTGCCACCGttgacgccctcgtcgcgtcGTACGTCGCGAGTTTCAGCCTCGAGACGTTCTACCCCTCAACGGCGCAGCTCAAGGGTCTCCCCGATGGAGAGTATTGGCACGCCCTACAGCTCAAAAAGATCGCGTATGCAAGCCTGTCAAATCCGGGACACGAGGTGTGGTGTATCCTCGGAGACAGGGAGGGTGGTATTGAGGGACGCGACGTGGCTGCGCTCGTCATCTTCAAGCTTCCCGGATGTCC ACCGGACGGACCTACACCgtacgacgccgagctcgctggCCTCCCCAAAGTCGCTGTGGAGCGGTACCACCGCATCGCCAAGGCTAGTGCTGCACTCACGGCGCGTTCTTGGCCAGGAGACAGCTTCCACATCTCGTGGCTTGGCGTTGCGCCGGCATATGAGAAGCGCGGAATGGCTGGTGCACTGATGCGCATGGCGCTCGCACGGGCTGCAGAGCAGGGAGGGAGTCTGCGCCTGAGCACGCAGTCGGCAGATAAT GTCGCGTTCTACGAGCACCTCGGGTTCCAGGCCAAGGGATACGACGAATGGGATATCGCAGGTGTGCCACACACTTTCTGGGTGATGGTGGCTGAACCCAAGCCTGCAGATGGGGGATAG